In Ramlibacter sp., the sequence TGATTGCGCTGAACGTGCACGACGCGGTGATGCGCCTGGTCGAGGGCGGCTGCGACCTGCTGATCGCCTACCACCATGCGTCTCAGCCGTTCCAGCTCGACGCCGACCGCTACGAGATGGTCACGCTGGGCCAGGAAGTGCTGGCGCCTTACGTCAAGCCGGGCGCCGATGGCGAGCCGATCTACAAGCTGCCGGGCCGCGCCGGCCACCCGCTGCCCTATCTGGGCTATGCGCCGGGCGCCTACCTGGGCCGCGTGACCGACCTGATCCTCAAGCAGTCCAGCACGGCGATCCATCTGGACCGGGTCTACGAAACCGACATGGCCGAAGGCCTGAAGGTCATGGCGCTGGAGGGCCATGGCGTGGCCTTCCTGCCGTACAGCGCGGTCAAGAAGGAACTGCGCGGGCGCAAGCTGGTGAGCGCCGCACCCGCCGGCATGGCGGGTCTGGAGATGACCATGGACGTGCGCGCGTATAGGGAGAAACCCGTAGGCAAAGAGGTGCCCAAGGGCCCCGCGCAGGCGCTTTG encodes:
- a CDS encoding LysR family transcriptional regulator, with the protein product METKWLEDFVSLAETRSFSRSAQLRHVTQPAFSRRIQALEAWAGTDLVDRSSYPTRLTPAGETLYAQSLEMLQALQSTRAMLRGHSTAGKDVIEFAVPHTLAFTFFPAWVSNLREKFGPIKSRLIALNVHDAVMRLVEGGCDLLIAYHHASQPFQLDADRYEMVTLGQEVLAPYVKPGADGEPIYKLPGRAGHPLPYLGYAPGAYLGRVTDLILKQSSTAIHLDRVYETDMAEGLKVMALEGHGVAFLPYSAVKKELRGRKLVSAAPAGMAGLEMTMDVRAYREKPVGKEVPKGPAQALWTYLAAQNAPK